From Micropterus dolomieu isolate WLL.071019.BEF.003 ecotype Adirondacks linkage group LG06, ASM2129224v1, whole genome shotgun sequence:
ACAGATTTGATGGCTTATTATAATGAGAATAACCCATGAGGATTTATCAATGGGTTACTGAAACTGTATTGATAACCCACAGCTGTGGAATCACTAAGACATTTGATCAAAACAGATGATAAACACTGAAGATGATGATTCACCTCGCTTCTTTAATTAACCACTTCTTCTTTCAACATTTGTTTCCTGTTACTAGGAACTgtttcttgtactgttttaaAGGTCCCTTATTACGCTCATTTGCAGGTTCATACTTTTATATTTGAGTTTCTActacaaaatgtttcaaaaaacacattatacatATGGACATACTGTCTGTTGCTACAGCACCTCCAGTCACCCTCTGTCTGAACGCTCTGCTCCATGTCTCTTTAAGGGCTCTCTCCCTAAAAGTCACTTTCTTCTGTAGGGGCAGCAACTAGCTAAATGTTGCTAAATGTGCTATTGGCTTCTGAATTTGAAGAGTTTATCGCTTATCAAACCACACAAGACAAGATTTAGGTTGGAGAAATGATAAgacgtgcctttggtgtgagagacccgggttcaatcccccactgtgtcccatccaccattgtgtccctgagcaagacacttaactcctagttgctccagaggtgttaGACCTCAGACacgtatagcaattgtaagttgctttggataaaagcatcaggtaAATGTAAGTATTTCTGTCAGCCTTACCCCACTGATTATGgtacagaaatacacatttataactttattcactgattttgatGAAACATGCTCCATTTCTGACCTAAGCACACTGAGTCAGGTTCACAAAGGCTTTTCCGCATGTCCAGATGCTGAACACATTAAATCTCAACCTCCACCTGCCCCAATATGAGCTGCTTGactcgctctgtctctctcttactccctccactggctgcaGTGAATTGTGTATATCATCTGCTTCTTTGATTTGTCTTATTATATCACttcatttactttttgtttctgggtgtgtgtgtgtttatagtttCCTATCTATTGGCCATGCGCGTCTGGAGGGCACGCTTTACAATACTCCTCACAAATTGTACTCTGTGGTAAAACATGCATATTTGATGTTGACTAATTTCTGGGAACAAGTATTGCAAACCAGTTGAGAGAGTCAGGATTTTTTTACTGCTCCAGTCAGCGGTTTCAGTTCTCTATTTTGAGAGTGTAACAAATGGGATCAACACAAAATGATGGAGCAGGCTTGAGGTTTTTGCTAACACTGCTAAGTACTTGAAAGCAGTTTGTCTCAGGAGTTGATGATGAAAAATGATGCTAAAGAGATAcccagtgtgttaaaaaatgACACCAAGCTGACTTTAGTTTGGTTTGTGTGATTAGGACCAGTTGTGTTTCATGAGCAATTTCTACCAGCAAATAGATTAACATGGATCTTTAATGTCTCTTTGCCACAGGAAAAACTCAGCCATGAGTGTTGAGTATGACAACGAGCAATATAAGTTGTTCCTGGAATTATTCAATGACACCTACGACACGACTGACCCGAGCTACGTGGTCAGTAATCCCGTCCAGCTCTGTGCCAAGAAGACTCTCAACCAGTTCGGTGCGAGATTCATCCCAGTTTTCTACTATACCAACTTCCTCCTTAGTTACCTTGGCAATGGGCTTGTCCTCTTTATCATCTACAAGTACGAGAAGCTCAACACCGTGACAAACATCTTCCTCCTGAACTTGGTCCTCTCCAACATTCTCTTTGCCTCCAGTCTCCCCTTCTGGGCGACATACCATCAGTCTGAGTGGATTTTTGGCACGCCTCTGTGTAAGATGGTCAGCAGCGCCTACTTCATCGGCTTCTACAGCTCCATCCTCTTCCTCACACTTATGACCTTTGACCGATACCTTGCGGTGGTGCATGCAGTGGCAGCTGCTAGGAGCAGGAAAAAGGCATATGCCATCGTCTCATCAGTGATAGTTTGGATAATCAGTATTGTAGCTAGTATGAAAGAGCTCGTTTTCCAAAACGTGTGGAAGAGTCCCTTCAATGGACTGATGTGTGAAGAGTCGGGATACTCTGAGAAAACCATGGAGCGCTGGCGTCTGTTCAGTTACTACCAACAATTCCTggtctttttcctcctccctctgttcaTGGTGATGTACTGCTACATCAGCATCACCGTCCGCATCCTTTCCACCCGCATGAAGGAGAAGTGCCGCGCCATCAAGCTCATATTTGTCATTATCTTCACCTTCTTTGTCTGCTGGACGCCCTACAATATCGTCATCCTCCTTCGAGCTGTTGAGATCTCCAGCACCAGTGAAGACTCATGTTCTGATGCTGACACCTTGGACTATGCACTGTATGTGACCCGGAACATCGCCTATTTGTATTGTTGCATCAGCCCTGTGTTTTACACGTTTGTGGGGAAAAAGTTCCAGAGCCACTTCAGACGGCTGATGGCCAAGAAGATCCCCTGCCTGAAGAGACACATTAGCTTCAGCAGCCAGAGCACCAGATCCACCTCACAGAAGACAGCACACTCTGCTTATGAGTActagacacacagacacgcggacgcttacacacacacaggtataaATGATCCGCATTGAAATAAAAAGCATGTTGTGCTTCAACAAAAGTGAGTGAGGCAAGATGAAACCGACTCTTTATCTGTTTTAGCTCATTACACAGTGAAAGAGTTCTGTTTACTTATGTTCTTCAGTTGGACTGGAAAACCAAATTTCACCCCAATGCTGTAAAATCTCATAATCAGTTATAAACAATCAAATCTTTTATCATTAAGTTCTTTTTTATCATTCAAGTTTGCCATTTTCAGACTGCTTCACTTAAATCATCCTAGTTctcacattaaaatgtttacctTTTTTATCAAACTTTTAATGTATTAACATTCTCTAGAAATGCTTCTTATTTGAAATAGGTTTTATGATAGGcttgtgtctttttttcatttagcggacgcttttatccaaagcgacttacaattgctatacatgtcaggtcgcacgcctctggaccaactaggggttaagtgtcctgctcagggacacaatgggggattgaacccgggtctctcacgccaaaggtatagtcttatccattgcgccattaCCACCCCGTATGTAGCTATTCTATatctttcttattgtcaacTAATCCCATGAATAGACCACAATCCACAATGGTACATCTCTCAATAAGTTCTGGCTCTGTACCCAACAGTCACTTTCAGTTCCCAAGCCTATTGGTTCCTGCTGAAGACATATCTATTTATGTCTATGTTATATATAAGACAAATACATTGTGTAATTTTTCAAAAGGTTTAAGAGTACCCAGCCTTGAGGCAGACCTCGAGCAGCCCAGTGAAGAACAAAGAAAGAATTTAGCATGAAGTCATTGTTcaaggtttattttttttgagtaACTATAAGTAGTGCAGGTTTATATGTATGgcttaaatatttttgtatcaGCTTCAGACCTGCTCCTGGTCTGGTCCTTATGCTGAGTATTCCAGTCTTGTTGATTCAATGTTGGATGCAAAGTGTATGTTTGTAGATGCATTTTTACACATCTTGTCCAAGCTTTTAAATAAACCTTCCAATAAAATACCAATCAGATTGTTCCCCTGTGACATCTGTCCTTTTATGGAAACAATTTCTCACTTAACTGTTGTATTTTGATGGGTAGGACAAGTGATCGTTTCCCTTTTCTGACAGAACATCTGGAGCAGTTTCCTGTCGGTTAAACACTGGTGAATCAGTGTACTTTTGGAGAAACATATAATTATGTGGTTGAAGTGGTAATGTGTTGAAACTGTGTGATGAAAAAGGATTCAT
This genomic window contains:
- the ccr12a gene encoding chemokine (C-C motif) receptor 12a, whose product is MSVEYDNEQYKLFLELFNDTYDTTDPSYVVSNPVQLCAKKTLNQFGARFIPVFYYTNFLLSYLGNGLVLFIIYKYEKLNTVTNIFLLNLVLSNILFASSLPFWATYHQSEWIFGTPLCKMVSSAYFIGFYSSILFLTLMTFDRYLAVVHAVAAARSRKKAYAIVSSVIVWIISIVASMKELVFQNVWKSPFNGLMCEESGYSEKTMERWRLFSYYQQFLVFFLLPLFMVMYCYISITVRILSTRMKEKCRAIKLIFVIIFTFFVCWTPYNIVILLRAVEISSTSEDSCSDADTLDYALYVTRNIAYLYCCISPVFYTFVGKKFQSHFRRLMAKKIPCLKRHISFSSQSTRSTSQKTAHSAYEY